Proteins found in one Streptomyces sp. NBC_00461 genomic segment:
- a CDS encoding DivIVA domain-containing protein, whose protein sequence is MFLFLVIALAVVVAAVTLAVVGGGEGEGPLPEVAPERLRDPLPPDRPVGRADVDTLRFPLAARGYRMSDVDDALNRLGAELAERDARIADLESALAGAQAAAHHVSMDKPTHGREDQQ, encoded by the coding sequence ATGTTCTTGTTCCTGGTCATCGCTCTCGCCGTCGTGGTCGCCGCGGTGACACTCGCCGTGGTCGGCGGCGGAGAGGGCGAGGGCCCGCTGCCCGAGGTGGCCCCCGAGCGACTGCGGGACCCGCTGCCGCCCGACCGCCCGGTGGGCCGCGCCGACGTCGACACCCTGCGCTTCCCGCTCGCCGCCCGCGGCTACCGCATGTCGGACGTCGACGACGCCCTGAACCGGCTCGGCGCCGAACTCGCCGAGCGCGACGCCCGCATCGCCGACCTGGAGTCCGCGCTCGCGGGCGCCCAGGCCGCCGCCCACCACGTCTCCATGGACAAGCCGACGCATGGCCGGGAGGACCAGCAGTGA
- a CDS encoding DNA-3-methyladenine glycosylase I, which produces MSDGTALAGPDGGLRCPWALSTEDYVAYHDEEWGRPVHGDDALYERLSLEAFQSGLSWITILRRRPGFRAAFADFRIEKVAAFTDGDRDRLLADAGIIRNRAKIDATLANARVLADWGPGELDSFIWSYAPAAGPAPKTLSDVPAVTPESTALSKALKKRGLRFVGPTTAYALMQACGLVDDHLEACVARRAL; this is translated from the coding sequence GTGAGTGACGGCACCGCCCTGGCCGGCCCCGACGGGGGGCTGCGCTGCCCATGGGCCCTGTCCACCGAGGACTACGTGGCGTACCACGACGAGGAGTGGGGCCGCCCGGTCCACGGCGACGACGCCCTCTACGAGCGCCTCAGCCTGGAGGCCTTCCAGTCCGGTCTGTCCTGGATCACGATCCTGCGCCGCCGCCCGGGCTTCCGCGCCGCCTTCGCCGACTTCCGGATCGAGAAGGTCGCCGCCTTCACGGACGGGGACCGCGACCGGCTCCTCGCCGACGCGGGCATCATCCGAAACCGCGCCAAGATCGACGCGACACTGGCCAACGCACGCGTGCTGGCGGACTGGGGCCCGGGGGAACTGGACTCCTTCATCTGGTCCTACGCACCGGCCGCGGGCCCGGCCCCGAAGACGTTGTCCGACGTCCCAGCGGTCACCCCGGAGTCGACGGCCCTGTCGAAGGCCCTGAAGAAGCGGGGCCTGCGCTTCGTGGGGCCCACGACGGCGTACGCGTTGATGCAGGCATGCGGCCTGGTGGACGACCACTTGGAAGCCTGCGTTGCGAGACGCGCCCTTTGA
- a CDS encoding enoyl-CoA hydratase/isomerase family protein → MADTVLYEVSDGLATITLNRPEAMNALNIATKVALREAVGSAAEDDAVRAVLLTAAGERAFCVGQDLKEHIGLLVQDRETGSGQTMSTVKEHYNPIVRALAGMPKPVVAGVNGVAAGAGFGLALAADYRIVADTAAFNTSFAGVALTADSGISWTLPRVIGPGRAADLLLFPRSIKAQDAYELGIANRLVPVGELHAEAEKVARALAEGPTVAYAAIKEAVAFGFSHTLSETLDKEDELQTRAGSSEDHVIAVQAFVNKEKPKYLGR, encoded by the coding sequence ATGGCGGACACCGTGCTCTACGAGGTGAGCGACGGACTCGCGACGATCACCCTCAACCGCCCCGAGGCGATGAACGCGCTGAACATCGCGACGAAGGTCGCCCTGCGGGAGGCGGTTGGCTCCGCGGCCGAGGACGACGCGGTACGGGCGGTGCTGCTGACCGCCGCCGGGGAGCGGGCGTTCTGCGTGGGGCAGGACCTCAAGGAGCACATCGGGCTGCTCGTACAGGACCGGGAGACGGGGTCCGGGCAGACGATGAGCACGGTGAAGGAGCACTACAACCCGATCGTGCGGGCGCTGGCCGGGATGCCGAAGCCCGTGGTGGCCGGTGTGAACGGGGTTGCCGCCGGGGCCGGCTTCGGGCTCGCTCTCGCCGCGGACTACCGGATCGTGGCGGACACGGCCGCCTTCAACACGTCGTTCGCGGGTGTCGCGCTGACCGCCGACTCCGGCATCTCCTGGACCCTGCCGCGGGTCATCGGGCCGGGACGGGCCGCCGACCTGCTGCTCTTCCCGCGGAGCATCAAGGCGCAGGACGCGTACGAGCTGGGTATCGCCAACCGTCTGGTGCCGGTCGGCGAGCTGCATGCCGAGGCGGAGAAGGTTGCCCGTGCGTTGGCCGAGGGGCCTACGGTGGCGTATGCGGCGATCAAGGAGGCGGTGGCCTTCGGGTTCTCGCACACCTTGTCCGAGACGTTGGACAAGGAGGATGAGCTGCAGACCCGTGCCGGGTCCTCGGAGGACCACGTGATCGCGGTGCAGGCCTTCGTCAACAAGGAGAAGCCGAAGTACTTGGGCCGATGA
- a CDS encoding DUF3117 domain-containing protein yields MAAMKPRTGDGPLEVTKEGRGIVMRVPLEGGGRLVVELTPDEADALGDALKKVVG; encoded by the coding sequence ATGGCGGCCATGAAGCCGCGAACGGGCGATGGCCCGCTCGAGGTGACCAAGGAGGGGCGGGGCATCGTCATGCGCGTTCCGCTCGAAGGCGGCGGTCGGCTCGTCGTCGAGCTGACCCCTGACGAGGCCGACGCGCTCGGCGACGCCCTCAAGAAGGTCGTCGGCTGA
- a CDS encoding O-methyltransferase — translation MSRFPGPTDTVTPRQPRGQERVITGNRQTSWAFADAYVAEDEVLHWARDRARDAGLRSVSPGTGSALRLLAASVDAKAVAEIGTGTGVSGIHLLHGMRPDGVLTTVDPEPEHQQFARQAFRASGFASNRARFIPGRALDVLPRLADAGYDLVFCDGDRQEVMDYLAESLRLLRTGGLVVFEGVFASGRTVDSGPQPTEVLRLRELLRAVRETQELVPSLLPVGDGLLCAVKR, via the coding sequence ATCAGCAGGTTCCCGGGCCCAACGGATACAGTCACGCCGAGGCAACCACGGGGACAGGAGAGGGTCATTACCGGCAACCGGCAGACGAGCTGGGCGTTCGCCGACGCCTACGTCGCCGAGGACGAAGTACTGCACTGGGCCCGTGACCGGGCCCGTGATGCGGGGCTGCGCTCGGTGTCGCCCGGCACGGGCTCCGCCCTGCGATTGCTGGCCGCCTCGGTGGACGCCAAGGCGGTGGCGGAGATCGGTACCGGCACCGGCGTCTCCGGCATCCATCTGTTGCACGGCATGCGCCCGGACGGGGTGCTGACCACGGTGGACCCCGAGCCCGAGCACCAGCAGTTCGCCCGCCAGGCCTTCCGCGCCTCCGGTTTCGCCAGCAATCGCGCCCGCTTCATCCCGGGCCGCGCCCTCGACGTCCTGCCGCGCCTCGCGGACGCCGGCTACGACCTCGTCTTCTGCGACGGCGACCGGCAGGAGGTCATGGACTACCTCGCTGAATCGTTGCGCCTGCTGCGTACGGGTGGCCTGGTGGTCTTCGAGGGGGTTTTCGCGAGCGGCCGTACGGTCGACTCGGGACCGCAGCCGACGGAGGTCCTGCGGCTGCGGGAGCTGCTGCGTGCGGTGCGCGAGACCCAGGAACTGGTGCCGTCCCTGCTGCCGGTCGGCGACGGGCTGCTGTGCGCCGTCAAGCGCTGA